Proteins from a genomic interval of Gopherus evgoodei ecotype Sinaloan lineage chromosome 7, rGopEvg1_v1.p, whole genome shotgun sequence:
- the TATDN2 gene encoding putative deoxyribonuclease TATDN2 isoform X1, whose product MEPARRRRAKSAWDSWSGGSPAKYRKCSQEGPPCPSSRPGTATGCPAHSAEARSAGEPAPAWLSPQPVCRGLSAGETSAAALSARGSSPDAADGSSSSLEERGRGSSLPRRTLLRKHPGWDISKADMVSMPRKSLNRELYKSKGGASCNLTPRTEGKGVPEEQTGDHRKKRMKDQGSTVIYLKALQDAFGKSLGKKVRKEASTSNGDQDQSPYHSKEPCKSDGNSRSICAVSGREEDEQPQLDSDRKKTSVDENDACASSVSTGQSNPKEQYVDYQRPDIAGPLPKLVFVDEHNSSSEEDYEFQERDMLEKDPSVGSDWSDVDDVESLARFSQEDSVPHHNRSVILETSPVITDYVMYPAHLYNRPWGDFAKCWTSSPKPSNRSFSTPSEDTTYLGGSSSSHLCDISVEFAACTPSNTSKDLESGIEVGHWRSHSFESSLVSEEKSKMSSKEAESFAPIISRARMSDSFTSEYVNQEATIELPKHLQEGFIDTHCHLDMLYSKMSFRGTFAKFRKVYNSSFPKEFQGCIADFCDPRTLKDFLWEDLLKEEMVWGAFGCHPHFARYYTDLHERDLLQALRHPKAVAFGEMGLDYSYKCSTDISKQHQVFEKQLQLAVSLRKPLVIHCREADDDLLGIMKKFVPKDYKIHRHCFTGSYDVIEPLLKHFPNLSVGFTALLTYSSAFEARETIRKIPLNRIIVETDAPYFLPRQVPKSICQYSHPGLALYTVREIARLKDLPLSRTLAVLRQNTNHVYDL is encoded by the exons ATGGAGCCCGCCAGGCGCCGCAGGGCCAAGAGCGCGTGGGACAGCTGGTCAGGCGGCTCCCCAGCCAAGTACCGCAAATGCTCCCAGGAAGGGCCGCCATGTCCGTCCTCCCGCCCCGGCACCGCCACCGGCTGCCCCGCGCACTCGGCAGAGGCCAGGAGCGCTGGGGAGCCCGCGCCCGCCTGGCTTTCCCCACAGCCCGTTTGCCGAGGGCTTTCTGCCGGCGAGACATCCGCGGCCGCGCTCTCGGCACGAGGCTCCTCCCCAGATGCAGCagatgggagcagcagcagcctggaagaGAGGGGTAGGGgctcttcccttcccaggagaaCCCTGCTGAGGAAACATCCTGGCTGGGACATTTCCAAGGCAGACATGGTCTCCATGCCCCGGAAATCCTTGAACCGGGAG CTTTATAAATCCAAGGGTGGTGCAAGTTGTAACCTCACACCAAGAACTGAAGGTAAAGGTGTCCCAGAAGAACAGACTGGGGATCATAGGAAGAAGAGAATGAAGGATCAGGGATCCACAGTCATATACCTTAAAGCTCTCCAGGATGCATTTGGGAAATCATTAGGGAAAAAGGTCAGAAAGGAGGCATCTACATCAAATGGAGATCAAGATCAAAGCCCTTATCATAGTAAAGAGCCTTGCAAATCAGATGGCAACTCAAGAAGTATCTGTGCAGTTTCAGGGCGTGAAGAAGATGAGCAACCTCAGCTAGATTCAGACAGAAAGAAAACTTCAGTAGATGAAAACGATGCTTGTGCTAGTTCAGTTAGCACTGGACAGAGTAATCCCAAAGAACAGTATGTGGATTACCAAAGGCCAGATATTGCAGGACCCTTGCCAAAGCTTGTATTTGTGGATGAACACAATTCAAGTTCAGAAGAAGATTATGAG TTCCAAGAGCGAGATATGCTGGAAAAGGATCCCTCCGTGGGAAGTGATTGGTCTGATGTGGATGATGTAGAATCTTTAGCTAGGTTCTCCCAGGAGGATTCAGTTCCACATCACAATAGGTCAGTTATTTTGGAGACTTCACCAGTTATAACTGATTACGTAATGTACCCTGCTCATCTCTACAATCGCCCATGGGGTGACTTTGCAAAGTGCTGGACAAGTAGTCCAAAACCATCTAATCGTTCATTTTCAACCCCCAGTGAGGATACTACTTATTTAGGTGGCTCAAGTAGCAGTCATCTTTGTGATATTTCTGTAGAATTTGCAGCATGCACTCCTTCCAATACATCGAAAGATCTAGAGTCTGGAATTGAGGTTGGACACTGGAGATCACATTCCTTTGAGTCTTCCTTGGTctctgaggagaaaagcaaaatgtCTAGCAAGGAAGCAGAATCATTTGCTCCCATTATCTCTAGAGCACGGATGTCTGATTCTTTTACTTCTGAATATGTAAACCAGGAAGCAACTATTGAACTCCCTAAACATTTGCAGGAGGGTTTCATTGATACTCACTGCCACCTGGACATGCTATATTCCAAGATGTCTTTCAGGGGTACGTTTGCAAAGTTTAGAAAAGTTTACAATAGCTCCTTTCCGAAAGAATTTCAAGGCTGTATAGCTGACTTCTGCGATCCTCGGACCTTAAAGGACTTCTTGTGGGAGGATTTGTTAAAAGAAGAAATGGTTTGGGGAGCATTTGGCTGTCATCCACATTTTGCACGTTACTACACAGACCTCCATGAAAGAGATCTCTTACAGGCACTGAGGCACCCGAAAGCTGTTGCATTTGGAGAGATGGGTCTAGATTACTCTTATAAATGCTCTACTGATATCTCCAAGCAACACCAG GTATTTGAAAAGCAACTGCAACTAGCTGTGTCCTTAAGGAAACCCTTGGTAATACACTGCAGAGAGGCTGATGATGATCTGCTAGGGATCATGAAAAAGTTTGTGCCTAAAGACTACAAGATACACAG GCATTGCTTTACTGGTAGTTACGATGTCATAGAGCCACTGCTGAAGCATTTCCCAAACCTTTCTGTGGGATTCACTGCACTGCTGACTTACTCATCTGCCTTTGAAGCCAGAGAGACGATAAGAAAAATTCCTTTGAACAGAATAATT
- the TATDN2 gene encoding putative deoxyribonuclease TATDN2 isoform X2, translating to MFWCSVKELYKSKGGASCNLTPRTEGKGVPEEQTGDHRKKRMKDQGSTVIYLKALQDAFGKSLGKKVRKEASTSNGDQDQSPYHSKEPCKSDGNSRSICAVSGREEDEQPQLDSDRKKTSVDENDACASSVSTGQSNPKEQYVDYQRPDIAGPLPKLVFVDEHNSSSEEDYEFQERDMLEKDPSVGSDWSDVDDVESLARFSQEDSVPHHNRSVILETSPVITDYVMYPAHLYNRPWGDFAKCWTSSPKPSNRSFSTPSEDTTYLGGSSSSHLCDISVEFAACTPSNTSKDLESGIEVGHWRSHSFESSLVSEEKSKMSSKEAESFAPIISRARMSDSFTSEYVNQEATIELPKHLQEGFIDTHCHLDMLYSKMSFRGTFAKFRKVYNSSFPKEFQGCIADFCDPRTLKDFLWEDLLKEEMVWGAFGCHPHFARYYTDLHERDLLQALRHPKAVAFGEMGLDYSYKCSTDISKQHQVFEKQLQLAVSLRKPLVIHCREADDDLLGIMKKFVPKDYKIHRHCFTGSYDVIEPLLKHFPNLSVGFTALLTYSSAFEARETIRKIPLNRIIVETDAPYFLPRQVPKSICQYSHPGLALYTVREIARLKDLPLSRTLAVLRQNTNHVYDL from the exons ATGTTTTGGTGCTCTGTGAAGGAA CTTTATAAATCCAAGGGTGGTGCAAGTTGTAACCTCACACCAAGAACTGAAGGTAAAGGTGTCCCAGAAGAACAGACTGGGGATCATAGGAAGAAGAGAATGAAGGATCAGGGATCCACAGTCATATACCTTAAAGCTCTCCAGGATGCATTTGGGAAATCATTAGGGAAAAAGGTCAGAAAGGAGGCATCTACATCAAATGGAGATCAAGATCAAAGCCCTTATCATAGTAAAGAGCCTTGCAAATCAGATGGCAACTCAAGAAGTATCTGTGCAGTTTCAGGGCGTGAAGAAGATGAGCAACCTCAGCTAGATTCAGACAGAAAGAAAACTTCAGTAGATGAAAACGATGCTTGTGCTAGTTCAGTTAGCACTGGACAGAGTAATCCCAAAGAACAGTATGTGGATTACCAAAGGCCAGATATTGCAGGACCCTTGCCAAAGCTTGTATTTGTGGATGAACACAATTCAAGTTCAGAAGAAGATTATGAG TTCCAAGAGCGAGATATGCTGGAAAAGGATCCCTCCGTGGGAAGTGATTGGTCTGATGTGGATGATGTAGAATCTTTAGCTAGGTTCTCCCAGGAGGATTCAGTTCCACATCACAATAGGTCAGTTATTTTGGAGACTTCACCAGTTATAACTGATTACGTAATGTACCCTGCTCATCTCTACAATCGCCCATGGGGTGACTTTGCAAAGTGCTGGACAAGTAGTCCAAAACCATCTAATCGTTCATTTTCAACCCCCAGTGAGGATACTACTTATTTAGGTGGCTCAAGTAGCAGTCATCTTTGTGATATTTCTGTAGAATTTGCAGCATGCACTCCTTCCAATACATCGAAAGATCTAGAGTCTGGAATTGAGGTTGGACACTGGAGATCACATTCCTTTGAGTCTTCCTTGGTctctgaggagaaaagcaaaatgtCTAGCAAGGAAGCAGAATCATTTGCTCCCATTATCTCTAGAGCACGGATGTCTGATTCTTTTACTTCTGAATATGTAAACCAGGAAGCAACTATTGAACTCCCTAAACATTTGCAGGAGGGTTTCATTGATACTCACTGCCACCTGGACATGCTATATTCCAAGATGTCTTTCAGGGGTACGTTTGCAAAGTTTAGAAAAGTTTACAATAGCTCCTTTCCGAAAGAATTTCAAGGCTGTATAGCTGACTTCTGCGATCCTCGGACCTTAAAGGACTTCTTGTGGGAGGATTTGTTAAAAGAAGAAATGGTTTGGGGAGCATTTGGCTGTCATCCACATTTTGCACGTTACTACACAGACCTCCATGAAAGAGATCTCTTACAGGCACTGAGGCACCCGAAAGCTGTTGCATTTGGAGAGATGGGTCTAGATTACTCTTATAAATGCTCTACTGATATCTCCAAGCAACACCAG GTATTTGAAAAGCAACTGCAACTAGCTGTGTCCTTAAGGAAACCCTTGGTAATACACTGCAGAGAGGCTGATGATGATCTGCTAGGGATCATGAAAAAGTTTGTGCCTAAAGACTACAAGATACACAG GCATTGCTTTACTGGTAGTTACGATGTCATAGAGCCACTGCTGAAGCATTTCCCAAACCTTTCTGTGGGATTCACTGCACTGCTGACTTACTCATCTGCCTTTGAAGCCAGAGAGACGATAAGAAAAATTCCTTTGAACAGAATAATT